The following are from one region of the Myotis daubentonii chromosome 2, mMyoDau2.1, whole genome shotgun sequence genome:
- the LOC132226007 gene encoding E3 ubiquitin-protein ligase ZNRF1-like, producing MGGKQSTAARSRGPFPGVSTDDSAVPPPGGAPHFGHYRAGGGAMGLRSRSFSSVAGMGMDPSTAGGVPFGLYTPASRGTGDSERVPSGRGSASDGSTYAQGNGYQETCGGHHRDGMLYLGSRASLADALPLHIAPRWFSSHSDFNCPICSKSVASDEMEMHFIMCLSKPRLSYNDDVLTKDTGECVICLEELLQGDTIARLPCLCIYHKSCIDSWFEVNRSCPEHPAD from the coding sequence ATGGGGGGCAAGCAGAGCACGGCGGCCCGGTCCCGGGGGCCCTTCCCGGGGGTCTCCACGGATGACAGCGCCGTGCCCCCGCCGGGAGGGGCGCCCCACTTTGGGCACTACCGGGCGGGCGGTGGGGCCATGGGGCTGCGCAGCCGCTCGTTCAGCTCAGTGGCGGGCATGGGCATGGACCCCAGCACGGCTGGAGGGGTGCCCTTTGGCCTCTACACCCCCGCCTCTCGTGGGACCGGCGACTCGGAGCGGGTGCCCAGCGGCAGAGGGTCCGCATCCGACGGATCCACCTATGCCCAAGGCAATGGTTACCAAGAGACCTGCGGTGGTCACCATAGAGACGGGATGCTGTACCTAGGCTCCCGAGCCTCGCTGGCGGATGCTCTACCTCTGCACATCGCACCCAGGTGGTTCAGCTCGCACAGCGATTTCAATTGCCCCATTTGCTCCAAGTCTGTGGCTTCTGATGAGATGGAAATGCACTTTATAATGTGTCTGAGCAAACCTCGCCTCTCCTACAATGACGACGTGCTGACTAAAGACACCGGCGAGTGTGTGATCTGCCTGGAGGAGCTGCTTCAGGGAGACACGATAGCCAGGCTGCCCTGCCTGTGCATTTACCACAAAAGCTGCATAGACTCGTGGTTTGAAGTGAACAGATCTTGTCCAGAACACCCTGCGGACTGA